One Mycobacteroides salmoniphilum DNA segment encodes these proteins:
- a CDS encoding SDR family NAD(P)-dependent oxidoreductase, producing the protein MDKIRFDGQVAIVTGAGGGLGREYALLLAGRGAKVVVNDIGSPDELLGTGSSDAPAHSVVAEIRALGGEAIADTNTVATGDGGRAIVGAALDAWGRVDIVINNAGIIGPIKAFAELTDEDVDTVLGVQLLGPFNVLRPAWKAMVDQGYGRILNISSSSMFGQGEACTYPTAKAAMIGMTTNLGLAGPAYGIKVNALLPVGFTRMVENMPEPALSWLRNTFPAAAVAPVAAFLVSEDVPCSGVSFSAGGGRFARVFLGETQGVTSAQLTIEGVRDTFEAAMETDGAGAIANVGDELALYAAQLSAM; encoded by the coding sequence ATGGACAAGATCCGATTCGATGGGCAGGTGGCGATCGTCACCGGTGCGGGCGGCGGGCTCGGGCGCGAATACGCGCTGCTGCTCGCAGGCCGAGGCGCCAAGGTCGTGGTCAACGACATCGGATCGCCCGATGAGCTTCTCGGCACAGGTAGCTCCGATGCTCCCGCGCATTCGGTGGTCGCCGAGATCCGGGCCCTCGGCGGTGAAGCGATCGCGGACACGAACACCGTCGCTACGGGAGATGGTGGACGCGCCATCGTCGGTGCCGCGCTGGACGCGTGGGGCCGGGTCGACATCGTCATTAACAACGCGGGAATCATTGGGCCCATCAAGGCATTCGCCGAACTCACTGATGAGGACGTCGACACCGTGCTCGGCGTTCAACTGCTTGGGCCGTTCAACGTGTTGCGCCCGGCATGGAAGGCGATGGTCGACCAGGGATACGGACGAATACTGAACATCTCCTCGAGCAGCATGTTCGGGCAGGGTGAGGCGTGCACCTACCCGACCGCCAAGGCCGCAATGATCGGTATGACAACGAACCTGGGGCTCGCTGGTCCGGCCTACGGCATCAAGGTGAACGCGCTGCTTCCGGTCGGGTTCACGAGGATGGTGGAGAACATGCCCGAACCGGCACTCAGCTGGCTTCGCAACACCTTTCCCGCCGCAGCCGTCGCACCGGTCGCGGCCTTCCTGGTGTCCGAAGATGTGCCGTGTTCCGGTGTCAGCTTCAGCGCCGGCGGCGGACGATTCGCGCGGGTCTTCCTCGGCGAGACGCAGGGAGTGACCTCGGCGCAGCTCACCATCGAGGGGGTGCGCGACACCTTCGAAGCGGCGATGGAAACGGACGGCGCTGGCGCCATCGCCAATGTTGGAGACGAACTCGCGCTCTACGCGGCACAGCTTTCCGCGATGTGA
- a CDS encoding P1 family peptidase translates to MGNTRSIGIPRVGVGHWTNEAVQTGCTVVSLPPGTCASCEVRGGAPASRELAALAPDKSVVAIDAVVLTGGSAFGLAAADGAMRFFEESGRGVPTPGGLVPVIPTLALFDLAVGQASVRPTADDGYAAARDSADGQHFQVGRVGAGTGAYTSHWRGAEGRRHGGIRYAEVAAQGVIVGALVAVNAYGDIDPGGQEVSLDPVAALSEVFGFGDSRQHTTIGVVITNAQLDKVGCHIVSQGAHDGLSRAITPPHTRFDGDAFVAAATGQVPAHVDVVRLMALDAVARAIRSG, encoded by the coding sequence ATGGGAAACACGCGAAGCATCGGCATCCCGCGGGTAGGTGTGGGTCACTGGACCAATGAGGCGGTGCAGACCGGCTGTACCGTCGTTTCCCTGCCGCCGGGCACGTGCGCGTCCTGTGAGGTGCGCGGTGGTGCACCCGCTTCCCGCGAGCTCGCCGCGTTGGCCCCGGACAAGTCGGTTGTCGCGATCGACGCGGTGGTACTGACGGGCGGTTCGGCCTTCGGGCTCGCGGCCGCCGACGGCGCCATGCGGTTCTTCGAGGAGTCGGGCAGGGGGGTGCCGACACCCGGCGGGCTCGTCCCGGTGATCCCGACGCTCGCGCTCTTCGATCTGGCGGTGGGGCAAGCATCGGTTCGGCCGACCGCGGACGACGGATACGCGGCGGCGCGAGACTCGGCTGACGGGCAGCACTTCCAGGTCGGGCGAGTGGGCGCGGGTACCGGTGCCTACACCTCGCACTGGCGTGGTGCGGAAGGACGCCGGCATGGCGGTATCCGGTACGCGGAGGTTGCCGCCCAGGGGGTGATCGTCGGCGCACTGGTGGCCGTGAACGCCTACGGCGACATCGACCCGGGTGGGCAGGAAGTATCGCTGGATCCGGTGGCGGCCCTGTCCGAGGTTTTCGGGTTTGGCGATTCACGTCAACACACCACGATTGGTGTGGTCATCACCAACGCTCAGCTCGACAAGGTGGGCTGCCATATTGTCAGTCAGGGCGCGCACGACGGACTATCGCGCGCAATCACACCGCCGCACACGCGATTTGACGGCGACGCCTTCGTTGCCGCCGCAACCGGGCAGGTGCCCGCGCATGTCGATGTGGTGCGGTTGATGGCCCTCGACGCGGTGGCGCGCGCGATTCGTTCGGGCTGA
- a CDS encoding SIR2 family NAD-dependent protein deacylase produces MKQAQVPDELLAAATKARTVTVLTGAGMSAESGLPTFRDAQTGLWSKYDPMTLATPEAWNEDAGLVWAWYQNRRIQLMAVQPNAGHRALAQWGSHRDVRIVTQNVDDLHERAGSAEVTHVHGSLLKSHCDTCQTGFDVSVAAPESERVAPPECDCGGKVRPSIVWFGEMLPEVEFGHAVAHAQNCELMLLIGTSGIVYPAAGLPQLALSRGATVVEINPHETDLSDRADLVWRATAATALPALVEALSL; encoded by the coding sequence ATGAAACAGGCACAGGTACCCGACGAGCTGTTGGCCGCCGCGACGAAGGCGCGCACCGTCACGGTGCTCACCGGCGCGGGCATGTCCGCCGAGAGCGGGCTGCCCACCTTCCGCGATGCCCAGACGGGACTGTGGTCGAAGTACGACCCGATGACTCTGGCGACACCGGAAGCCTGGAACGAGGACGCCGGGCTGGTGTGGGCGTGGTATCAGAATCGGCGCATCCAGCTGATGGCCGTGCAGCCCAACGCCGGGCATCGTGCGTTGGCGCAGTGGGGGTCTCATCGCGACGTCCGGATCGTCACCCAGAACGTCGATGACCTTCACGAGCGCGCGGGCAGCGCAGAGGTCACGCACGTTCACGGCAGCTTGCTCAAATCGCATTGCGACACCTGCCAGACCGGTTTCGACGTGAGCGTCGCTGCCCCCGAATCCGAGCGGGTCGCGCCCCCCGAGTGCGACTGTGGCGGAAAAGTCCGGCCGAGCATCGTGTGGTTCGGGGAGATGTTGCCCGAGGTCGAGTTCGGTCATGCCGTCGCGCACGCGCAAAACTGCGAGTTGATGCTGCTCATCGGGACCTCAGGCATCGTGTATCCGGCGGCGGGGCTTCCGCAGCTGGCACTGAGCCGCGGGGCGACGGTCGTCGAGATCAACCCGCATGAGACCGACCTGTCTGACCGGGCGGATCTCGTCTGGCGGGCCACCGCCGCCACCGCGCTGCCGGCGCTGGTGGAGGCGCTTTCGCTGTAG
- a CDS encoding MBL fold metallo-hydrolase — MTLDNATHLGSLGVDELVPSRYAVDVGDIEVLVISDGVLPITASTLATNADPAELAGWLDGMFLPPEVVDWPLNVVVVRSGDQTILVDAGLGLEFPDFPRAGQTVARLEAAGVDLASVTDVVLTHMHMDHVGGLLTEGLKERLRPNLRVHAATAEAEFWVAPDFSHVTMPEPIPDVLRRVATQFLDQYHGQLQTFETEYEVAPGVLISRTGGHTPGHSVVRLESREQKLTFAGDAVFAPGFDNPEWHNGFEHDPEEAARVRVRLLQELASTGEPMVATHLPFPSVCHVATAGDAFRCIPATWDY; from the coding sequence ATGACCTTGGACAACGCAACACACCTTGGGAGCCTCGGGGTGGACGAGTTGGTTCCCTCGCGTTACGCGGTAGACGTCGGCGATATCGAGGTGCTGGTGATCAGCGATGGGGTGCTGCCGATTACCGCCTCGACATTGGCCACCAACGCCGACCCGGCCGAGCTGGCGGGCTGGCTCGACGGCATGTTCCTACCGCCCGAGGTGGTGGACTGGCCACTCAATGTCGTCGTGGTGCGCAGCGGCGATCAGACCATTCTCGTCGACGCCGGGCTGGGGCTGGAGTTCCCGGACTTCCCGAGAGCGGGGCAGACGGTCGCGCGATTGGAGGCCGCAGGCGTCGATCTGGCATCCGTGACTGACGTGGTGCTCACCCATATGCACATGGACCACGTCGGCGGGCTACTCACGGAGGGGCTTAAGGAACGGCTGCGTCCGAATCTGCGGGTCCACGCGGCAACCGCGGAAGCCGAGTTCTGGGTAGCACCCGATTTCTCCCACGTCACCATGCCGGAGCCAATTCCGGACGTGCTGCGCAGGGTCGCCACGCAATTCTTGGACCAGTATCACGGCCAGCTGCAGACGTTTGAGACGGAGTACGAGGTCGCACCGGGAGTCCTCATCTCCCGCACTGGTGGTCACACCCCCGGGCACAGCGTGGTCCGCCTTGAGTCACGCGAACAGAAGCTGACCTTCGCCGGCGATGCGGTGTTCGCACCGGGGTTTGATAACCCCGAGTGGCACAATGGCTTTGAGCATGACCCCGAGGAAGCCGCCCGTGTGCGAGTGCGTCTCCTGCAAGAGCTGGCATCGACCGGCGAGCCGATGGTGGCCACCCACCTGCCCTTCCCGTCCGTCTGCCACGTGGCAACCGCGGGCGACGCGTTCCGCTGCATACCGGCCACCTGGGATTACTAA
- a CDS encoding STAS/SEC14 domain-containing protein, whose translation MIETLTDMPEGVVGFRVSGRVAGDELRKFTPTIEQSLTSDELRIVEVIASDYEGFGPGGLAEDLKLGFGMLFQHHSAFKKIAVVTDKEWVAHTLHALAWMVPGEIALFGLDELDRAKTWAAR comes from the coding sequence ATGATCGAAACATTGACTGATATGCCCGAGGGCGTAGTCGGATTCCGCGTCTCCGGCAGGGTGGCCGGTGACGAGCTACGTAAGTTCACACCGACTATCGAACAATCGCTGACATCCGATGAACTACGGATTGTTGAGGTCATCGCGAGCGACTACGAGGGCTTTGGCCCCGGCGGGCTAGCCGAAGACCTGAAGCTGGGCTTCGGGATGCTCTTCCAGCATCATTCGGCCTTCAAGAAAATCGCAGTAGTGACCGATAAGGAATGGGTAGCGCACACCTTGCACGCGCTCGCGTGGATGGTTCCCGGTGAGATCGCGTTGTTCGGCCTGGACGAGCTGGATCGTGCGAAAACGTGGGCCGCACGCTGA
- a CDS encoding MarR family winged helix-turn-helix transcriptional regulator, producing the protein MTEFPPEDHPRPAGLFGPLFEILLRRMHVEVAAVLGEHALRLLHIGVLNVLDAAGKQSQADLAEALRVDKTTMVGLLNDLEAIGFIERQRSPEDRRRHDVVMTALGKRRYAEIVDGLRGAEARVLSALSATQRCELFVLLEKAFLAGSGDTRINGD; encoded by the coding sequence ATGACCGAGTTCCCGCCGGAGGATCACCCCAGGCCAGCGGGGTTGTTCGGACCCCTGTTCGAGATCCTTCTGCGTCGCATGCATGTCGAAGTGGCTGCCGTACTGGGTGAGCACGCACTGCGGCTACTGCATATAGGCGTGCTCAACGTCTTGGATGCGGCCGGCAAGCAGTCGCAGGCGGATCTCGCCGAAGCCTTGCGGGTGGACAAGACCACCATGGTTGGGCTTCTGAACGATCTGGAAGCCATTGGCTTCATAGAGCGGCAGCGGTCCCCGGAGGACCGCCGCCGTCACGATGTGGTGATGACTGCGCTCGGAAAGCGCCGGTACGCCGAGATAGTCGACGGGCTCAGGGGGGCAGAGGCCCGGGTGCTATCCGCCTTGAGTGCAACGCAGCGATGTGAACTGTTTGTACTACTCGAAAAGGCTTTCCTGGCGGGGTCCGGGGATACCAGGATTAACGGGGATTGA
- a CDS encoding MspA family porin, with the protein MGRSTRSGVIAGATAMAIGWALVTSATSWAAPVEMAPQSSQRTTIDGWHLSVALSGEVINAVPNLAGAQNSREAFMTLSAQANIGGSGGNPITAANFVAGYQVGCQIDVSQGLQIGGTGQLAGSVGATISGQPGVQVGGTGAIGGFVQTDLQPGVITTVAMGTMPVTAGLGRLDMQDVHLKVDACGGPVTVRSYATFAVASAVQQTQLSVYGDPYVLN; encoded by the coding sequence GTGGGCAGATCCACGCGATCCGGCGTGATCGCCGGGGCGACCGCGATGGCAATAGGGTGGGCCCTCGTAACGTCGGCGACCAGCTGGGCCGCCCCCGTCGAGATGGCTCCGCAATCGAGCCAACGCACGACCATCGATGGCTGGCACCTGTCAGTTGCCCTCTCGGGCGAGGTCATCAACGCGGTCCCGAATCTGGCCGGTGCGCAGAACTCTCGCGAGGCGTTCATGACACTGTCCGCGCAGGCGAATATCGGTGGCAGTGGCGGCAATCCCATCACCGCAGCCAACTTTGTCGCGGGCTACCAAGTCGGCTGCCAGATCGACGTATCGCAGGGTCTTCAGATTGGCGGCACTGGCCAGTTGGCGGGATCGGTCGGGGCGACCATCAGCGGCCAGCCGGGAGTACAGGTGGGCGGAACGGGGGCGATCGGCGGCTTCGTGCAGACCGACCTGCAGCCTGGCGTGATCACCACCGTCGCAATGGGCACTATGCCGGTGACGGCAGGCCTTGGACGACTGGACATGCAAGACGTCCACTTGAAAGTGGATGCCTGCGGCGGGCCAGTGACAGTGCGCTCCTATGCGACATTCGCGGTCGCCAGTGCAGTTCAACAAACACAATTGTCCGTGTACGGCGACCCCTACGTCCTGAACTAG
- a CDS encoding N-acetylmuramoyl-L-alanine amidase-like domain-containing protein yields MTSTMRRTPLRRGYSLFVLLALICALCAPAASADAAHISPANERRLQELLTERNRLAAESPAQLSAAVSALFLHVPYGADTLIGSASVPEQLVVELTRVDCFTYADYVEALKRSSNSADFIAQLTQIRYRGGDISFTQRRHFFTDWAADAPVNATDVTASLGAPSEQAAKMLNLKDSGGSYLPGLPPRSRTVVYLPSARVSDGVIANLHDGDYLGAYARAGGLDVTHVGIFLHTPGGPVLRNASSLRANNQVVDTPLREYLGTVPGIVVLRPTR; encoded by the coding sequence GTGACCTCGACAATGCGACGAACCCCACTACGACGTGGTTACAGCTTGTTCGTATTGCTCGCACTGATATGTGCGCTGTGCGCACCTGCTGCCTCGGCCGACGCCGCGCATATCAGCCCGGCGAACGAACGCCGGCTCCAAGAGCTGCTCACTGAGCGCAACCGCCTCGCGGCTGAGAGTCCCGCCCAATTGAGCGCCGCGGTATCGGCCCTTTTTCTGCATGTGCCGTACGGTGCCGACACCCTGATCGGATCCGCCTCCGTCCCCGAGCAGTTGGTCGTAGAACTCACCCGCGTGGACTGCTTCACCTATGCGGACTATGTCGAAGCGCTGAAGCGGTCCAGTAACAGCGCCGATTTCATCGCCCAACTGACCCAGATCCGTTATCGCGGGGGCGATATCAGCTTCACGCAACGCCGCCATTTCTTCACCGATTGGGCCGCCGATGCGCCTGTTAACGCCACCGATGTGACAGCAAGTCTGGGGGCACCCTCGGAGCAGGCCGCCAAGATGCTCAACCTGAAGGATTCCGGCGGCAGCTATCTACCGGGGCTTCCGCCTCGGTCGCGCACGGTCGTCTATTTACCGAGTGCCCGTGTCTCCGATGGTGTTATCGCGAATCTTCACGACGGTGACTACCTCGGTGCCTACGCGAGGGCCGGCGGGCTCGACGTCACGCATGTAGGAATCTTCCTGCACACACCGGGTGGGCCGGTATTGCGCAACGCCTCGTCTTTGCGGGCCAACAACCAAGTCGTCGATACGCCGCTGCGGGAGTATCTGGGTACGGTCCCGGGAATTGTTGTGCTGCGGCCGACTCGATGA